One Dasypus novemcinctus isolate mDasNov1 chromosome 1, mDasNov1.1.hap2, whole genome shotgun sequence genomic window carries:
- the LOC101430208 gene encoding LOW QUALITY PROTEIN: proline-rich protein 23C-like (The sequence of the model RefSeq protein was modified relative to this genomic sequence to represent the inferred CDS: inserted 1 base in 1 codon) — MSTRPRSPSACPAPXWAPQSAGPGPAQRHRLEEPAGPEPVATPVPVVPGAPGTEHALTSVAVLAEDCALQVPLGRADLVLAPAPSSVLQVSLGDHTLILVPEALVGSLDERSGEGDSPDGLELGFFPDQQGFFCASAPDTDEEDVDSEHLAPWLPAPAGSVAGPHFSARRVLSSCSQGPNPEPSASVPNPSSERRSPGPYFNLDFHLRRPFPSSPLQPLPPSPSPDAHQRPQRSLRPPCKARRRLFQE; from the exons ATGAGCACAAGGCCCCGCAGCCCCAGCGCCTGTCCCGCGC GGTGGGCGCCGCAGTCAGCAGGGCCAGGCCCTGCCCAGCGCCACCGACTTGAAGAGCCCGCGGGCCCCGAGCCAGTTGCCACGCCTGTCCCGGTGGTGCCAGGGGCGCCCGGGACCGAGCACGCGCTCACCTCCGTGGCGGTGCTGGCGGAGGACTGTGCCCTGCAGGTGCCCCTGGGCCGCGCCGACCTGGTGCTGGCGCCAGCGCCCTCGTCGGTGCTGCAAGTGTCCCTCGGAGATCACACGCTCATCCTGGTGCCCGAGGCCCTCGTGGGCTCGCTGGATGAACGGTCAGGAGAGGGCGACTCGCCTGATGGCCTGGAACTGGGCTTTTTCCCGGACCAGCAGGGATTCTTCTGCGCATCTGCCCCAGACACCGACGAGGAAGACGTGGACTCCGAGCACCTGGCGCCCTGGCTGCCTGCTCCAGCCGGCTCCGTCGCTGGGCCCCACTTCTCTGCTAGAAGGGTCCTGAGCTCCTGTTCACAGGGCCCCAACCCAGAGCCCTCTGCTTCGGTCCCCAACCCTAGTTCAGAGAGACGCTCTCCTGGCCCCTACTTCAACCTGGACTTTCACCTTCGGAGGCCCTTCCCCAGCTCACCACTCCAACCTCTGCCTCCCTCACCTAGTCCAGACGCCCACCAGCGCCCTCAGCGCTCTCTCCGCCCTCCGTGCAAGGCCCGGAGACGCCTGTTTCAGGAATGA